The following proteins come from a genomic window of Pocillopora verrucosa isolate sample1 chromosome 6, ASM3666991v2, whole genome shotgun sequence:
- the LOC131776342 gene encoding UDP-glucuronosyltransferase 2A2-like produces MALLTMLLLSLTVNSAFSARIAAFCTIGKSQYMNLRGILEELASRGHEVTMVIPSTEKVQLSDRVQHKIFKIPYEPGFMENELLKLELEGDKFRLLSKMMEVLSTVCESVLNDTKIMEELRGYDLLVYDVLGVCGALIGDRLGVRRVQMLVTPNNPFDHMIPTPLSYIPMMVLPGFTDKMTFLQRVTNVVAYIGLGLFKDLLFARPMDALKLKYNITTERSYQETVDGVELVLIRADFAIEYAQPLLPGNVMVGPLNVKEGKPLPPDLEEFVNDSGGDGFIIVSFGSNLASILPRTVVDMLATAFGKLKQRVVWRLKGYIPSFLGSNIKVVEWLPQNDLLAHKNIKAFVSHVGHDSLYESAYHGVPLVAFPQFADQHFNAKKAENLGIGLAVDPKGCDAQELFDTIQRVISEPRFKTKVLHVSSLLKDRRRTSLEETADWLEYVIRHGGAQHLRAQVFNMPWYKRYLLDVMAFLVAIVTLIIVAIWFACRCCRRLCCKLTENKLKKE; encoded by the exons GTAACTATGGTCATTCCGTCGACTGAGAAAGTTCAGCTCAGTGACCGAGTACAACACAAGATTTTCAAAATACCGTACGAGCCTGGcttcatggaaaatgaattGCTGAAGCTCGAATTAGAAGGTGACAAGTTTCGGCTTCTATCCAAAATGATGGAGGTGCTATCCACCGTGTGTGAAAGTGTTTTGAACGATACAAAGATTATGGAGGAACTTAGAGGCTATGATCTTCTTGTGTACGATGTACTTGGAGTATGTGGTGCCCTTATCGGTGACCGCCTTGGTGTTCGGAGGGTACAAATGTTGGTGACTCCTAATAACCCTTTTGACCATATGATACCCACTCCTCTTTCTTACATCCCCATGATGGTGCTTCCAGGATTCACGGACAAAATGACATTTTTGCAACGAGTTACCAACGTAGTCGCGTACATTGGACTAGGCTTGTTCAAAGATCTGCTATTTGCAAGACCAATGGATGCCTTGAAACTCAAATACAACATCACAACTGAAAGAAGCTACCAGGAGACTGTTGACGGTGTGGAACTTGTTTTAATCAGGGCAGATTTTGCGATAGAGTACGCTCAACCTCTTTTGCCAG GGAATGTCATGGTTGGACCACTGAATGTCAAAGAAGGTAAACCACTCCCTCCTGATCTAGAAGAATTCGTTAATGATTCGGGAGGGGATGGTTTTATCATTGTTTCTTTTGGATCAAACTTGGCTTCGATTCTTCCAAGAACAGTTGTGGACATGTTAGCGACAGCATTTGGAAAGCTGAAACAGAGAGTTGTTTGGAGACTAAAAG GTTATATTCCATCCTTCTTGGGATCTAATATTAAAGTAGTGGAGTGGTTACCTCAGAATGATCTATTGGCTCACAAGAATATCAAAGCTTTTGTCTCCCATGTTGGACACGATAGCCTTTATGAGTCAGCATACCACGGAGTTCCTTTAGTAGCTTTCCCTCAATTTGCAGACCAACATTTCAATGCCAAAAAAGCAGAAAATCTGGGTATTGGTTTAGCTGTGGATCCTAAAGGCTGTGACGCTCAGGAGCTTTTTGACACAATTCAACGCGTTATTAGTGAACCCAG atttaaaacaaaagtgcTTCACGTCTCTAGCCTGCTAAAGGATCGTCGACGAACATCTTTAGAAGAAACCGCTGATTGGCTGGAGTATGTAATCAGACATGGAGGAGCTCAGCACCTCAGAGCTCAAGTGTTTAACATGCCTTGGTACAAACGGTACTTACTCGACGTCATGGCATTTCTTGTTGCCATAGTAACATTGATTATCGTTGCAATATGGTTTGCATGTAGATGCTGTCGTCGGTTGTGTTGCAAACTGACTGAAAACAAACTCAAGAAAGAATAA